A section of the Gloeobacter violaceus PCC 7421 genome encodes:
- a CDS encoding ABC transporter ATP-binding protein: MSEPLLVLDHLAKGYARGQSALAGVSLALEAGEILAVLGPSGCGKTTLLRLVAGFEVPDAGSIRFAGQTVAAAGYCLNPERRGIGMVFQDFALFPHLSVAQNIGFGLKNPAPKRIAELLELVGLSGERERYPHQISGGQQQRVALARALAPEPRLVLLDEPFSNLDYSVRVALREEVRAILQKTRTAAIFVTHDCSEALSLGDRVAVLNGGCLEQWDTPERLYRAPRSRFVARFVGRANVLVARRTPEGWQSELGLLPFAPATDAAQVEIALYPEAVCCVPAADGVAVIDAVAFLGREYCYTLKLPSGDLWQAYQADEDPLPAGTPVHLRFTRQNARMLPSCPPARVEKSL, from the coding sequence ATGAGCGAACCCCTGCTGGTGCTCGACCATCTCGCCAAAGGCTACGCCCGGGGCCAGAGCGCCCTCGCGGGGGTGTCTTTGGCGCTCGAAGCGGGCGAAATTCTGGCGGTGCTGGGGCCGAGCGGCTGCGGCAAGACGACCTTGCTCAGGCTGGTGGCGGGCTTCGAGGTGCCCGACGCCGGTTCGATTCGCTTTGCGGGGCAGACGGTCGCTGCTGCGGGGTATTGCCTGAACCCTGAGCGGCGCGGCATCGGCATGGTCTTTCAAGACTTTGCGCTTTTTCCGCACCTGAGCGTCGCTCAAAATATCGGCTTCGGCCTCAAAAACCCCGCCCCCAAGCGCATCGCCGAGTTGCTCGAGCTGGTGGGTTTGTCGGGTGAGCGCGAGCGCTATCCCCACCAGATCTCGGGCGGCCAACAGCAGCGCGTCGCCCTCGCCCGCGCCCTCGCCCCGGAGCCGCGCCTGGTGCTGCTCGACGAACCGTTCAGCAACCTCGACTACAGCGTGCGCGTTGCCCTGCGCGAGGAAGTGCGCGCCATCCTCCAGAAGACACGCACCGCCGCGATATTCGTCACCCACGACTGCTCGGAGGCGTTGAGCCTCGGGGACCGCGTCGCCGTGCTCAACGGCGGCTGTTTAGAGCAGTGGGACACCCCCGAGCGCCTCTACCGCGCCCCGCGTTCGCGCTTTGTCGCCCGCTTCGTCGGCCGCGCCAATGTGCTCGTCGCCCGGCGCACCCCCGAAGGCTGGCAAAGCGAGTTGGGGCTGTTGCCGTTTGCGCCCGCCACCGATGCTGCCCAGGTGGAGATCGCCCTGTACCCGGAGGCGGTGTGCTGTGTACCGGCGGCGGACGGCGTGGCGGTGATTGACGCCGTCGCTTTTTTGGGTCGCGAGTACTGCTACACGCTGAAATTGCCGTCGGGCGATCTGTGGCAGGCGTACCAGGCCGACGAGGATCCATTGCCCGCAGGCACCCCCGTCCACCTGCGCTTTACCCGCCAAAACGCCCGTATGCTGCCGTCGTGCCCACCCGCGCGAGTCGAAAAATCGCTGTAG
- a CDS encoding ABC transporter permease — MRNLQAGEPALRRAPAPLLWLAGTVACALGLPLVYLLVRSFEVDGATWSSLLATQLGPLLATTIALALAVTVLAAGVGTGLAFLVERTDLPARSLWRVLCAMPLVIPPYVGAFCYLTLAGPQGLIEQWLAVRLGVAAVPQVRLIGFPAGALVLVLTTYPFVYLLAGAQLRSTDRGLIEAARACGQGPWQTFRRVTLPLLAPAVGAGSLLVALYAISDFGVVSLLRVETFTAAIYLQLTTRFDRAGAAVLSAVLVVIALGVLWAEQRAQGGGRVTQMKSGWRPPAPVPLGPWRVPALLAVGTVVGLALVLPFALLVAWTFQSLTDRSALAAVWTSAYNNVWQALAHSLASAAAAATIATVAAFPVALLWVRYPSRSAGVFYRLSQLGYALPGLVVALSLVFVGTQFVPWLYGTVAMVLVAYVVRFLPEALQGLRTALSQLSPTLEEASRSLGCSPMSTLVRVSFPLLWPSFIAAWALVFLSSLRELPATLLLRPAGFDTLPIRIWIPASESVYTHAAPAALLLVLCSLIPLAFLFVRARTEVPR; from the coding sequence ATGCGCAATCTGCAAGCGGGTGAACCCGCCCTTCGCCGCGCCCCGGCTCCGCTTCTCTGGCTTGCGGGGACGGTGGCGTGCGCCCTGGGACTGCCGCTGGTGTATCTGCTGGTGCGCAGCTTCGAGGTCGATGGGGCCACCTGGAGCAGCCTGCTTGCGACGCAATTGGGGCCGCTCTTGGCCACGACGATCGCGTTGGCCCTCGCAGTCACCGTCCTGGCCGCCGGTGTGGGCACGGGGCTGGCCTTTTTGGTCGAGCGCACCGATTTGCCGGCGCGCTCGCTGTGGCGGGTGCTTTGTGCCATGCCGCTGGTGATCCCCCCCTACGTGGGTGCTTTTTGCTATCTGACCCTGGCAGGACCGCAGGGACTCATCGAGCAGTGGCTTGCAGTCCGGCTCGGGGTGGCGGCGGTGCCGCAGGTGCGGCTCATCGGTTTTCCGGCCGGGGCGCTGGTGTTGGTACTGACGACCTATCCGTTCGTCTATCTGCTCGCCGGGGCGCAACTGCGCAGCACCGACCGCGGGCTGATCGAGGCGGCGCGCGCCTGTGGCCAGGGTCCGTGGCAGACCTTTCGCCGCGTCACCCTGCCGCTTCTGGCGCCTGCCGTCGGGGCGGGCAGCCTGCTGGTGGCCCTCTATGCCATCTCCGACTTTGGGGTGGTGAGCTTGCTGCGGGTCGAAACCTTCACTGCCGCGATTTATCTGCAACTGACCACCCGCTTTGACCGGGCCGGGGCGGCGGTGCTGAGCGCGGTGCTGGTGGTGATTGCCCTCGGGGTGCTCTGGGCGGAGCAGCGTGCCCAGGGCGGTGGGCGGGTGACCCAGATGAAAAGCGGCTGGCGGCCCCCGGCACCCGTACCCCTTGGCCCCTGGCGCGTACCCGCTCTGCTGGCGGTGGGCACGGTGGTGGGTCTGGCACTGGTATTGCCTTTTGCCCTGCTTGTCGCCTGGACCTTCCAGAGCCTCACCGACCGGAGCGCCCTGGCAGCGGTCTGGACTTCTGCTTACAACAACGTCTGGCAGGCCCTGGCCCACTCGCTCGCCAGTGCCGCCGCCGCCGCCACCATCGCCACGGTCGCCGCCTTTCCGGTGGCCCTGCTGTGGGTGCGCTATCCGTCGCGCTCGGCCGGCGTGTTCTATCGCCTCTCCCAACTCGGTTATGCCCTGCCGGGATTGGTGGTCGCCCTCAGCCTGGTGTTCGTGGGCACCCAGTTTGTCCCCTGGCTCTACGGCACCGTCGCGATGGTGCTGGTGGCCTATGTGGTCCGCTTTTTACCCGAGGCGCTGCAGGGGTTGCGCACGGCCCTCTCCCAGCTTTCGCCCACGCTCGAAGAGGCGAGTCGCTCCCTGGGCTGCTCCCCGATGTCGACCCTGGTGCGGGTGAGCTTTCCGCTGTTGTGGCCGAGTTTCATCGCCGCTTGGGCGCTGGTGTTTCTGTCGAGTCTGCGGGAATTGCCCGCCACGCTGCTGCTGCGCCCGGCCGGCTTCGACACGCTGCCCATCCGCATCTGGATTCCGGCCAGCGAATCGGTCTATACCCACGCCGCCCCGGCGGCGCTGTTGCTGGTGCTCTGCTCGCTCATTCCGCTTGCCTTTTTGTTCGTGCGCGCCCGGACGGAGGTGCCCCGATGA
- a CDS encoding Uma2 family endonuclease, protein MVISAQPVQYPDSDGLPMSDNTRQFRWIVTIKEGLDWLFADNPSVFVAGDLLWYPVEGDNKTRQAPDAMVVFGRPKGDRGSYRQWEENGIAPQVVFEVLSPGNTVPEMSRKLLFYERFGVQEYYLYDPDRYDLAGFVRRGDSLEPVEAMQGWLSPLLGVRFALADNGDLSLIRPDGRSFESYQAVARRAEAAEKRAEELTRRLRELGLEP, encoded by the coding sequence ATGGTCATCTCCGCCCAACCGGTACAGTATCCCGACTCCGACGGCTTGCCGATGTCCGACAACACCCGGCAGTTTCGCTGGATCGTCACCATCAAAGAAGGACTCGATTGGCTGTTCGCCGACAATCCCAGCGTGTTCGTGGCGGGCGATCTGCTGTGGTATCCGGTGGAGGGGGACAACAAGACCCGCCAGGCTCCCGACGCGATGGTCGTCTTCGGCCGTCCCAAAGGCGACCGGGGCAGCTACCGGCAGTGGGAGGAGAACGGCATCGCTCCCCAGGTGGTCTTCGAGGTGCTCTCGCCCGGTAACACCGTGCCGGAAATGAGCCGCAAGCTGCTGTTCTACGAGCGCTTCGGTGTGCAGGAGTACTACCTCTACGACCCCGACCGCTACGATCTGGCCGGATTCGTGCGCCGGGGGGATTCCCTGGAACCGGTCGAGGCGATGCAGGGTTGGCTCAGCCCGCTGCTCGGGGTGCGTTTCGCTTTGGCCGACAACGGCGACTTGAGCCTGATCCGCCCGGACGGTCGTTCTTTCGAGAGCTATCAGGCCGTCGCCCGACGTGCGGAAGCGGCAGAGAAACGAGCGGAAGAATTGACCCGGCGACTGCGAGAATTGGGACTGGAACCCTAG
- a CDS encoding SAM-dependent methyltransferase — MSLFRRRTLLLSSLGLWPAGRLPAQPGGNLVVPYVPTADVVVAAMLKLARVGKDDYLIDLGCGDGRIVVTAAREHGTRGLGVDIAPELVELSRTNARRAGVDERVRFAEQDLFQTDLRPASVVTLYLFPEINLKLRPKLFAELKPGSRVVSNEWDMGEWQPDETLKVQAPDRAYQIFAWTIPAEAQGVWEGSVSAGGPPRSYRLVLRQRFQVVSGILLVEGREHLLSDARLEGDRLRFIAPAVGLRFVGEVSGNRLMGNFNEGPTEKGPVCDFQQTRRFNEVWF; from the coding sequence ATGTCTTTGTTTCGACGCCGCACCTTGTTGCTTAGCAGCCTGGGTCTCTGGCCGGCCGGCCGGCTGCCGGCCCAACCGGGAGGCAATCTGGTCGTTCCCTACGTGCCCACGGCGGATGTGGTCGTGGCAGCAATGCTCAAGCTCGCCCGCGTGGGCAAAGACGACTATTTGATCGATCTCGGTTGCGGCGACGGGCGGATCGTCGTCACCGCCGCCCGCGAGCACGGCACGCGGGGTCTTGGAGTGGACATTGCTCCCGAACTGGTGGAACTGAGCCGCACCAACGCCCGGCGGGCCGGTGTCGATGAACGGGTACGCTTTGCTGAGCAAGATCTTTTCCAGACCGACCTGCGCCCGGCCTCGGTCGTGACGCTGTATTTGTTTCCTGAGATCAACCTGAAGCTCAGGCCCAAGCTCTTTGCCGAACTCAAGCCCGGATCCCGCGTGGTCTCCAACGAATGGGACATGGGCGAGTGGCAACCGGACGAGACCCTCAAAGTGCAGGCGCCGGACCGTGCCTATCAGATCTTCGCCTGGACAATCCCTGCCGAAGCCCAGGGAGTTTGGGAGGGCAGTGTTTCTGCGGGCGGTCCCCCGCGCAGTTACCGGCTCGTGCTGCGCCAACGCTTCCAAGTAGTAAGCGGTATCCTGCTTGTCGAGGGTAGGGAGCATCTATTGAGCGATGCACGCTTGGAGGGCGACCGTCTGCGCTTTATTGCCCCGGCCGTAGGTTTGCGATTTGTTGGAGAGGTGTCAGGCAACAGACTCATGGGAAATTTCAATGAAGGACCGACTGAAAAAGGCCCAGTCTGCGACTTCCAGCAGACCAGGCGATTTAATGAAGTATGGTTCTAA
- a CDS encoding Uma2 family endonuclease, with translation MVISTQAVQYPDSDGQPMSDNTRQFRWIVYIKEGLDWLFADNPSVFVAGDLLWYPVEGDNKTRQAPDAMVVFGRPKGDRGSYRQWEEGDVAPQVVFEVLSPGNTVPEMSRKLLFYERFGVEEYYLYDPDRFDLAGFVRRDDRLDPVDAMQGWVSPRLGVRFALADNGDLVLVRPDSLPFESYQAVARRAEAERLQTQMAQQETQMARQEAEQAQQRAQVAEQRAEELTRRLQEMGLEP, from the coding sequence ATGGTTATCTCTACCCAGGCGGTCCAGTACCCGGATTCTGACGGCCAGCCGATGTCCGACAACACCCGGCAGTTTCGCTGGATCGTCTACATCAAAGAAGGGCTCGATTGGCTGTTCGCAGACAATCCCAGCGTGTTCGTGGCGGGCGATCTGCTGTGGTACCCAGTGGAGGGGGACAACAAGACCCGCCAGGCTCCCGACGCGATGGTCGTCTTCGGCCGCCCCAAGGGCGACCGGGGCAGCTACCGGCAGTGGGAAGAAGGCGACGTCGCTCCCCAGGTGGTCTTCGAGGTGCTCTCGCCCGGTAACACGGTGCCTGAGATGAGCCGCAAGCTGCTGTTCTACGAGCGCTTCGGTGTAGAGGAATACTACCTCTACGATCCCGATCGCTTTGATCTGGCCGGATTTGTGCGTCGGGACGACCGCCTGGATCCGGTCGATGCAATGCAGGGTTGGGTCAGCCCGCGCCTGGGGGTGCGTTTCGCTTTGGCCGACAACGGCGACCTGGTTCTTGTCCGTCCCGACAGCTTACCTTTTGAGAGCTATCAAGCCGTCGCCCGCAGGGCCGAAGCGGAACGACTTCAGACCCAGATGGCGCAGCAGGAAACCCAGATGGCGCGGCAGGAGGCCGAACAGGCTCAGCAGCGGGCTCAGGTAGCCGAGCAGCGCGCCGAGGAGCTGACCCGGCGTCTGCAGGAAATGGGATTGGAGCCGTAG